Proteins from one Hydrogenivirga caldilitoris genomic window:
- the tsf gene encoding translation elongation factor Ts has product MAVSMNDVKKLREMTGAGMLDCKKALEEAQGDIEKAKEILRVKGLAKAEKKASRETKEGLIVVKVTEDRKKGAMIELNCETDFVARNEEFQALAEAILEHVLTVDENADKQGDGSEILAQKFFKDESKTIEELIKEAIAKIGENIRLSRYCRYDTQDYLHSYVHGGGRIGVLLDFKAPEVNEQVLRLVQDIAMQIAAMRPEFVSIDTIPAEALEREKRILMEQARQEGKPENILEKIVQGKLKKFYQEKVLLEQAFIKDDKKTVGQVIRESGLGVDIKRFCRFELGGL; this is encoded by the coding sequence TGTTAAGAAGCTCAGAGAGATGACAGGTGCCGGTATGCTTGACTGTAAGAAAGCCCTTGAGGAGGCTCAGGGAGACATTGAAAAGGCAAAGGAGATACTGAGGGTAAAGGGTTTAGCGAAAGCCGAGAAGAAGGCTTCAAGAGAGACAAAGGAAGGGCTCATAGTGGTAAAGGTCACTGAGGATAGGAAGAAGGGGGCGATGATAGAGCTCAACTGTGAAACGGACTTCGTGGCTAGGAATGAAGAGTTCCAAGCTCTGGCAGAAGCTATATTGGAACACGTCCTTACCGTGGATGAAAATGCCGATAAACAAGGTGATGGTTCAGAGATACTCGCTCAGAAGTTTTTTAAGGATGAAAGCAAGACGATTGAAGAGCTTATAAAGGAAGCCATTGCCAAGATAGGTGAGAACATCAGACTTTCAAGGTACTGCAGGTATGATACCCAGGATTATCTCCACTCCTACGTTCACGGAGGAGGCAGGATAGGAGTTCTTCTTGACTTTAAAGCTCCTGAAGTAAATGAGCAGGTTCTGAGGCTGGTTCAGGATATAGCTATGCAGATAGCAGCCATGAGACCGGAATTCGTAAGTATAGACACTATACCTGCCGAAGCGCTTGAAAGGGAAAAGAGGATACTCATGGAGCAAGCTAGACAGGAAGGAAAACCCGAAAACATACTGGAGAAGATAGTCCAGGGAAAGCTCAAGAAGTTTTATCAGGAAAAGGTACTCCTTGAGCAGGCTTTTATCAAGGACGACAAGAAAACGGTAGGACAGGTCATAAGAGAATCAGGTCTCGGTGTTGATATAAAGAGGTTCTGCAGGTTTGAACTCGGTGGACTCTGA
- a CDS encoding diacylglycerol/polyprenol kinase family protein, whose translation MFTQESERYSDRDELSLEIKRQVFHLFLILLWCVPINHFPYQLTLLIFSTVIAVNLLVVYRYEPLIGLFHRFIVELEREKNLSRPGIQALYANLGIFLSYILFGKLSLLGVVILAVGDSFSTLIGKVFGRHELFFNPEKTWEGTLSFFLSVYIVLLLWVGFEKALLLSCIASIVEAMRLKVDDNFLVPVIVTSLAYLM comes from the coding sequence ATGTTTACTCAAGAATCAGAGAGATACTCAGACAGAGATGAGCTTTCCCTGGAGATAAAGAGGCAGGTTTTTCACCTTTTCCTTATCCTCCTGTGGTGTGTGCCCATAAACCACTTCCCATACCAATTAACCCTGTTGATATTTTCTACTGTGATAGCTGTAAATCTTCTTGTCGTTTACAGGTATGAGCCTTTAATCGGTCTATTTCATAGATTTATCGTTGAACTTGAGAGGGAAAAGAACCTATCCCGTCCAGGCATACAGGCTTTGTATGCAAACCTCGGCATTTTTCTGTCTTACATTCTTTTCGGGAAGCTTTCCCTTCTTGGTGTTGTAATTTTGGCTGTTGGGGACAGTTTTTCTACCCTTATTGGCAAGGTTTTCGGTAGGCATGAGCTCTTCTTTAACCCTGAAAAGACTTGGGAGGGGACTCTATCCTTCTTCCTGTCCGTTTATATAGTCCTCCTGCTGTGGGTAGGTTTTGAGAAAGCTCTGTTACTCTCGTGTATAGCTTCAATTGTTGAGGCAATGAGGCTAAAGGTTGATGATAACTTCCTTGTGCCTGTTATTGTAACCTCTCTCGCCTACCTGATGTGA
- the surE gene encoding 5'/3'-nucleotidase SurE yields the protein MPLILITNDDGYFSEGIRALRDTLKPLGRVVVVAPDRNLSGVGHSLTFTMPLRLRKVEEDFYAVIGGTPADCIHLGYHVILEGEKPDLVCAGINEGPNLGEDITYSGTVSGAMEGRILGIPSIAFSAFGREEIMFSEIAKSCRKVVERVLDVGIPEDTYLNVNVPNLSCDEVRGIKLTRQGKRDYKEKVFRYRAPYGETLYWIAAEEFGWCPDEGTDYWAVLNGYISVTPLQLDLTNYGAMKEIKFIEDEG from the coding sequence ATGCCTTTAATTCTTATAACTAACGATGATGGGTATTTTTCAGAGGGAATAAGAGCTTTGAGAGATACCCTTAAGCCTCTGGGCAGGGTGGTTGTCGTTGCACCTGACAGAAACTTGAGCGGGGTTGGGCACTCTCTGACCTTTACTATGCCTTTAAGGCTCAGGAAAGTGGAGGAAGACTTTTATGCCGTTATAGGAGGTACACCTGCGGACTGCATACACCTTGGTTACCATGTGATACTTGAGGGTGAAAAACCAGACTTGGTGTGTGCCGGTATAAACGAAGGTCCGAACCTCGGTGAGGATATAACCTATTCTGGCACTGTGTCGGGTGCCATGGAAGGCAGGATATTAGGTATACCCTCTATAGCCTTTTCCGCCTTTGGCAGAGAGGAGATTATGTTCTCTGAAATTGCCAAGTCCTGCAGGAAGGTCGTAGAAAGGGTTCTTGATGTTGGCATACCTGAGGATACATATCTGAATGTAAACGTTCCAAACCTAAGTTGCGATGAGGTCAGGGGTATAAAGCTGACCAGACAGGGTAAGAGGGACTATAAGGAAAAGGTCTTCAGATACAGAGCTCCTTATGGAGAAACTCTTTACTGGATAGCCGCGGAAGAGTTTGGCTGGTGTCCCGATGAGGGGACGGACTACTGGGCGGTTTTGAACGGTTACATATCGGTTACGCCTCTACAACTTGATCTTACCAACTATGGAGCCATGAAAGAGATTAAATTCATAGAGGATGAGGGCTGA
- a CDS encoding tetratricopeptide repeat protein, whose protein sequence is MILNRDLLIGILLALLVAGAVGGFNYWKKYEEKRLDRLAEMVYLYEKGELKREEVEQKVKGTPYYPYFLAITSGETSQMLDSVEDPDVKKLFIEKASFLLYSKKKYEEALGKLSHIGKEDFNYPSATLLRAFIYEAKGDKEGALKLYKELIKDYPDTYFARISRAQLYSLEGN, encoded by the coding sequence ATGATTCTTAACCGCGACCTCCTTATAGGGATACTCTTGGCGTTGCTGGTAGCGGGTGCAGTAGGGGGATTTAATTACTGGAAGAAGTATGAGGAGAAGAGGTTAGACAGGTTAGCCGAAATGGTTTATCTTTACGAGAAGGGGGAGCTAAAGAGGGAAGAGGTTGAACAGAAGGTAAAGGGTACACCCTATTATCCTTACTTCCTTGCAATTACTTCCGGTGAAACCTCTCAGATGTTAGATAGCGTTGAGGACCCGGATGTGAAAAAACTCTTTATAGAGAAGGCATCTTTTCTGCTCTACTCCAAAAAGAAGTACGAGGAAGCCCTAGGAAAACTGTCTCATATAGGGAAAGAGGACTTCAATTACCCATCGGCGACGCTCCTGAGAGCCTTTATATATGAGGCGAAGGGGGATAAGGAAGGGGCACTCAAACTTTATAAAGAGCTGATAAAGGATTATCCTGATACCTACTTTGCCCGTATATCCCGTGCTCAACTCTACAGTCTTGAGGGTAACTGA
- a CDS encoding UDP-N-acetylmuramoyl-tripeptide--D-alanyl-D-alanine ligase — protein sequence MRAEELAKVLKGELRGDPNRTVRGFSIDSRQVNPGDAFFALRGENNDGHHFVEDAIRRGAVGSIVEKDLRVGPGFSIRVDSTADALRRLALYKRALYKGEVIGVAGSVGKTTTKELIYHLLSHVAPAYRSKGNLNSQLGLPLVLSNMPLEARFSVLELGASAVGDVRRLVEIAQPRIRVITALGEEHLESFGTILDVIRGNGEIFMNFSEESRAVIPHYALKYYPLPKDKVITFGTGGDVNSEGIHLSLKGTEFKCMGVVFTIPVLSSGVVDNALASFGVLLALGYDPRDFKEALQTFRAPSGRMNLLDYERFIVIDDTYNANPPSVRNALITLASLRTKSKKVVVLGDMLELGKESKKLHAEVGKLVVELGIDLALFYGNNMEEAYRECIKHGGNALFFGKKEDIMDEVLKYMKDKNIILVKGSRGMKMEDIVEKMGELARYEY from the coding sequence ATGAGGGCTGAAGAACTTGCAAAAGTCTTAAAGGGAGAGCTCAGGGGCGACCCTAACCGTACGGTTAGAGGCTTCTCTATAGATAGCAGACAGGTTAATCCTGGGGATGCCTTTTTTGCTCTTAGGGGGGAAAACAACGATGGACACCACTTCGTTGAAGATGCTATCAGAAGGGGTGCGGTGGGCTCAATCGTTGAAAAAGATTTAAGGGTGGGACCGGGATTCTCCATTAGGGTTGATTCAACAGCTGATGCCCTGAGAAGGCTTGCCCTCTACAAGAGAGCCCTTTACAAGGGCGAGGTCATAGGGGTTGCCGGTTCTGTCGGTAAAACCACTACAAAGGAGCTTATATATCACCTTCTGTCCCACGTCGCACCCGCTTACAGAAGCAAAGGCAACCTGAACTCCCAGCTTGGTCTTCCTCTCGTTCTCTCCAATATGCCACTTGAAGCCAGATTTTCGGTGCTTGAGCTTGGAGCAAGTGCCGTGGGAGATGTGAGGAGGCTTGTGGAGATAGCACAACCACGCATCAGGGTTATAACGGCTTTAGGGGAGGAGCATCTTGAAAGTTTTGGCACAATCCTTGACGTTATCAGAGGTAACGGTGAGATATTCATGAACTTTTCCGAAGAGAGTCGCGCGGTTATTCCCCATTATGCGCTGAAGTATTACCCCCTCCCAAAGGACAAGGTTATAACCTTTGGTACTGGAGGAGACGTAAACTCTGAAGGAATCCATTTGAGTCTTAAGGGCACCGAGTTTAAGTGTATGGGTGTTGTCTTTACAATACCCGTTCTTAGCTCCGGTGTGGTTGATAACGCTCTTGCCAGCTTCGGTGTCCTTTTAGCGTTAGGCTACGACCCACGTGACTTCAAGGAAGCCCTGCAAACCTTTAGGGCACCGTCAGGCAGGATGAACTTACTTGACTATGAAAGGTTTATTGTGATTGATGATACCTACAATGCCAATCCACCTTCTGTGAGGAACGCTCTGATTACTCTGGCTTCTCTAAGAACCAAATCAAAGAAGGTGGTTGTTCTTGGAGACATGCTTGAACTTGGTAAGGAAAGCAAAAAACTTCACGCTGAAGTTGGTAAACTTGTGGTGGAGCTGGGTATTGATTTAGCCCTATTTTATGGAAATAACATGGAGGAAGCTTACCGAGAATGTATAAAACACGGCGGAAACGCTCTATTTTTTGGTAAAAAGGAGGATATAATGGACGAAGTATTGAAATACATGAAGGATAAAAATATAATTCTCGTGAAAGGTTCACGAGGGATGAAGATGGAGGATATCGTAGAAAAGATGGGGGAGCTGGCGAGATATGAGTATTGA
- the frr gene encoding ribosome recycling factor — MIQEIEGILKETEKDMKKSVEHFRGEVAGIRTGRASTALVEELKVDYYGSKVPLKQLGTISIPEHNQILIQVWDANAIPSVEKAIREELNLNPNTQGNTIRINLPPLTEERRKELAKMLHKLAEEARVAVRNIRRDAKELIEELEGISEDDKKRALERLQKLTDFHIEEINRILEAKEKEIMTV, encoded by the coding sequence ATGATACAGGAGATAGAAGGCATACTCAAAGAGACCGAGAAGGACATGAAAAAGAGTGTTGAGCACTTCAGGGGAGAGGTTGCAGGTATAAGGACCGGGAGAGCTTCAACAGCCCTTGTTGAAGAGTTGAAGGTTGATTATTACGGTTCTAAGGTACCCCTTAAACAGCTTGGTACTATATCCATACCTGAGCACAACCAGATACTTATCCAGGTGTGGGATGCTAACGCCATACCGTCCGTAGAAAAGGCTATAAGGGAGGAGCTGAATCTGAACCCCAACACCCAGGGTAACACGATAAGGATAAACCTCCCTCCCCTGACTGAGGAGAGAAGGAAAGAGCTTGCAAAGATGCTCCATAAGCTTGCAGAAGAGGCAAGGGTTGCGGTAAGAAACATAAGGAGAGACGCCAAGGAGCTTATAGAGGAGCTTGAAGGTATATCTGAAGACGACAAAAAGAGAGCCCTTGAAAGGCTTCAAAAATTAACGGACTTCCACATAGAGGAGATTAACCGAATCCTTGAGGCAAAAGAAAAGGAGATAATGACGGTATGA
- the pyrH gene encoding UMP kinase — MEEKPRYRRILLKLSGEAFAGEQGYGIDPNFLEYISHEVKNVHELGVEVAIVIGGGNIFRGFQGKGIGIDRATADYMGMLATVINALALQSALERHVNIPTRVLSAIEMRQVSEPYIRRRAVRHLEKGRVVIFAGGTGNPFFSTDTAAALRAAEIDAEVLLKATKVGGIYDKDPEKFPDAMFIREITYLEVINRGIRVMDHTALTMCRENDIPIIVFNIREKGNLRAVVLGEEIGSVVRG; from the coding sequence ATGGAGGAGAAGCCAAGGTACAGGAGGATACTCCTAAAGCTTTCTGGGGAGGCTTTCGCAGGGGAGCAGGGCTACGGCATAGACCCTAACTTTTTAGAGTATATATCCCATGAGGTAAAGAACGTTCACGAGCTTGGGGTTGAAGTTGCGATAGTGATCGGTGGAGGTAACATATTCAGAGGATTCCAGGGTAAGGGGATAGGTATAGACAGAGCCACAGCGGATTATATGGGGATGCTGGCAACGGTTATCAACGCCCTTGCCCTTCAGTCCGCCCTTGAGAGGCACGTTAACATCCCAACAAGGGTACTATCAGCCATAGAAATGCGTCAGGTTTCTGAGCCTTACATAAGGAGGAGGGCTGTAAGACACCTTGAAAAGGGAAGGGTGGTCATATTTGCGGGTGGAACCGGAAACCCTTTTTTCTCAACGGATACTGCTGCAGCCCTCAGGGCTGCCGAGATTGATGCGGAGGTTCTTCTGAAAGCAACCAAAGTGGGCGGTATATACGATAAGGACCCAGAAAAGTTCCCCGACGCTATGTTTATAAGAGAAATAACCTATCTGGAGGTTATAAACAGGGGAATAAGAGTAATGGACCATACGGCACTCACCATGTGTAGAGAGAACGATATCCCTATAATAGTTTTTAATATCAGAGAGAAGGGAAATCTCAGAGCTGTGGTGCTTGGAGAGGAAATAGGTTCTGTTGTAAGGGGGTAG
- a CDS encoding PilZ domain-containing protein, translating to MSIEKAVEIFIFEDSFFFTTKVSLKRVEGDRLVLSTTDLLKKFAVLGKKAHLKYSTFALPVKIVGKSDTELIVTIPSLNPEKPVGDRRSARVPPSHVHPVKLFISVDGEEKEYEVDDISEGGFSVVVSDPYEVDKFLNKDVKVHIDFPVEVEEVKGSARLVNVLETEDGKIKLGFELFIDDADMVKVRFYVYSRIREILRQR from the coding sequence ATGAGTATTGAAAAAGCTGTAGAGATTTTTATCTTTGAAGATTCTTTCTTCTTCACCACCAAGGTAAGCTTGAAGAGGGTTGAAGGGGACAGGCTTGTCTTGAGCACAACTGACCTCCTGAAGAAGTTCGCTGTCCTTGGGAAGAAGGCACATCTCAAGTACTCTACCTTTGCCTTACCTGTGAAGATCGTTGGCAAGAGTGATACGGAGCTTATAGTTACTATTCCTTCTCTGAATCCTGAGAAACCCGTTGGTGATAGGAGAAGCGCCAGGGTGCCTCCATCTCACGTCCATCCGGTCAAGCTTTTTATATCCGTAGACGGAGAAGAGAAAGAGTACGAGGTTGACGATATATCGGAGGGAGGCTTTTCGGTTGTCGTGAGTGACCCTTATGAGGTGGATAAGTTCCTAAACAAGGATGTTAAGGTTCATATAGATTTTCCTGTTGAGGTTGAAGAGGTTAAAGGAAGTGCGAGACTGGTTAACGTTTTGGAGACAGAGGACGGCAAGATAAAGCTCGGTTTTGAGCTATTCATAGACGACGCAGATATGGTTAAGGTAAGGTTTTATGTTTACTCAAGAATCAGAGAGATACTCAGACAGAGATGA